One Mycoplasmopsis caviae DNA segment encodes these proteins:
- the rpsG gene encoding 30S ribosomal protein S7 has translation MSRKHSAPIREVLADPVFNSVLVTKLINTIMLDGKKSIAQDILYSAFNIIKEKTNKEPMEVFLAAVENVTPQLEVRTRRIGGTNYQVPTEVSARRKQTLSLRWLVQYARLRNEKTMDVRLANEIIDASNKTGGAIKKREDTHKMAEANRAFAHFRW, from the coding sequence AAACATTCTGCACCTATTAGAGAAGTATTAGCTGATCCAGTTTTCAACTCTGTATTAGTAACAAAATTAATTAACACAATTATGCTAGATGGTAAAAAATCAATCGCTCAAGATATCCTTTATTCAGCTTTCAATATTATTAAAGAAAAAACAAACAAAGAACCAATGGAAGTGTTTTTAGCAGCTGTGGAAAATGTTACACCACAGCTTGAAGTTAGAACACGTAGAATTGGTGGAACAAACTACCAAGTTCCAACAGAAGTTTCTGCACGTCGTAAACAAACATTAAGCCTAAGATGATTAGTGCAATATGCAAGACTAAGAAATGAAAAAACAATGGATGTTAGATTAGCTAACGAAATTATTGATGCATCAAATAAAACGGGTGGAGCTATCAAAAAACGTGAAGATACTCACAAAATGGCTGAAGCTAACCGTGCTTTTGCTCACTTTAGATGATAG